The following coding sequences lie in one Meles meles chromosome X, mMelMel3.1 paternal haplotype, whole genome shotgun sequence genomic window:
- the LOC123935325 gene encoding thymosin beta-15A — MSDKPDLSKVEKFDRSKLKKTNTKEKNTLPSKETIQQEKECVQTS, encoded by the exons ATGAGTGATAAGCCAGATTTATCTAAAGTGGAGAAGTTCGACAGATCAAAACTGAAGAAAActaatactaaagaaaaaaatactcttccCTCAAAGGAAA CTATCCAGCAGGAGAAAGAGTGTGTTCAAACTTCGTAA